Proteins found in one Gopherus flavomarginatus isolate rGopFla2 chromosome 18, rGopFla2.mat.asm, whole genome shotgun sequence genomic segment:
- the SIX5 gene encoding homeobox protein SIX5, giving the protein MASFPADPAAPGRGPGGPPQPPPAESRQLLPTLAAAPPSPAPAGSPPPPPPPRFSPEQVSCVCEALLQAGDPGRLGRFLGSLPAEQEQEQAAAAGGESLAKARALLAFQRGDFGELYRLVQSRPFAAPHHPFLQDLYLRARYREAEAARGRALGAVDKYRLRKKFPLPSTIWDGEETVYCFKRRSRAALRDSYGRSRYPSPEQKRRLARDTGLSLTQVSNWFKNRRQRDRSGGGAGTPSKSESDGNPSTEDELSRGPEETELAVGTPAVPDGAIASGNLFLPAPAGACSGASSILLNGNFITTSGPQAMLLNGGSVLQAPGGVLINGLALGDSQTITLSPVASTPPVLLNGAALGGAKTPPGAGLESPTASSARPDIKAEAGEALPSLVLGPGTVEVKTEESQAVRALSEVPTLLPLPPAASDPKGALLPAPAGSVPQVVPSGEEAPCPAPALPQPVASGSQIVPLSQVVPSSQPGQALPVTSPPPAATPLLQGSPLLSFPALTSPIPGPAQGTPVPTVVHVPAPPLIPISQVSPPSQVVPLSQPAAGTPVLSPPQMVPLSPTQVYSVPQGAPAPQLVSVPQGSQLISLPQVVPTSQVVTLQQGVGPIQILASAAPLKVGAAPAAGGTVGQSNVHLINANMGVTTLQLPAGAPGNFLLTNPVPGGGTILTGMTLQQGKLILTATFPATMLMSPVLSAPASSQALPIKQETAPLTGTSAPIPGPVNSEGAGAGQPALAFGADGVAGRQPGVLSNFSQEGLVLSPLPQPAAWPGSAGMVMQAAGTEGLFEMEKGAVEVLDGTEPSGLLLPEGEGLLLGSSASDPLDPEGLDSDEKVLTQLQSVPVEEPLDL; this is encoded by the exons ATGGCTTCCTTCCCTGCGGATCCCGCCGCGCCCGGCCGCGGCCCGGGGGGGCCCCCCCAGCCGCCGCCGGCCGAGTCCCGCCAACTTCTGCCAACTTTAGCGGCCGCCCCCCCGTCCCCTGCCCCCGCGGGCTcccccccgccgccgccgccgccgcgctTCTCCCCCGAGCAAGTGTCGTGCGTGTGCGAGGCGCTGCTGCAGGCCGGCGACCCGGGCCGGCTGGGCCGCTTCCTGGGCTCGCTGCCGGccgagcaggagcaggagcaggcggcggcggcgggcggGGAGAGCCTGGCCAAGGCGCGGGCGCTGCTGGCCTTCCAGCGCGGGGACTTCGGGGAGCTGTACCGGCTGGTGCAGAGCCGCCCCTTCGCCGCCCCGCACCACCCCTTCCTGCAGGACCTCTACCTGCGCGCCCGCTACCGCGAGGCCGAGGCGGCCCGGGGCCGGGCGCTCGGCGCGGTGGACAAGTACCGGCTGCGCAAGAAGTTCCCGCTGCCCAGCACCATCTGGGACGGCGAGGAGACGGTGTATTGCTTCAAGCGGCGCTCGCGGGCCGCCCTGCGCGACTCCTACGGCCGCAGCCGCTACCCCAGCCCCGAGCAGAAGCGGCGCCTGGCCCGCGACACCGGCCTCTCGCTCACCCAGGTCAGCAACTGGTTCAAGAACCGGCGGCAGCGGGACCGCAGCGGGGGAGGCGCCGGCACCCCCAGCAAGAG CGAGTCGGACGGGAACCCCAGCACGGAGGACGAGTTGAGCCGGGGGCCGGAGGAGACGGAGCTGGCCGTGGGGACGCCCGCCGTGCCGGACGGGGCCATCGCCTCTGGGAACCTCTTCTTGCCAGCGCCCGCTGGGGCCTGCTCCGGGGCCTCGTCTATCCTGCTCAACGGCAACTTCATCACCACGTCCGGCCCGCAGGCCATGCTGCTGAACGGCGGCTCCGTGCTCCAGGCACCGGGCGGGGTGCTCATCAACGGGCTGGCGCTGGGCGACAGCCAAACCATCACCCTGAGCCCTGTGGCGTCCACCCCGCCCGTGCTCCTCAACGGCGCCGCCCTGGGGGGGGCCAAGACCCCACCCGGCGCCGGCCTGGAGTCGCCAACGGCCTCCTCAGCCAGGCCTGACATCAAGGCGGAAGCCGGGGAGGCGCTGCCCTCCCTGGTGCTCGGCCCGGGCACCGTGGAGGTGAAGACGGAGGAGAGCCAGGCCGTCAGGGCCCTGTCCGAGGTGCCCacgctccttcccctgcccccggcCGCATCCGACCCAAAGGGGGCGCTGCTTCCCGCGCCGGCCGGCTCAGTGCCGCAGGTGGTGCCATCGGGCGAGGAAGCCCcctgcccggccccagcgctcccCCAGCCGgtggcctctggctcccagattGTCCCCCTCTCCCAAGTGGTGCCTAGTTCTCAGCCCGGCCAGGCCCTGCCCGTGACGTCGCCTCCCCCGGCTGCCACCCCACTCCTCCAGGGCTCTCCTCTGCTGTCCTTCCCCGCCCTCACCTCGCCCATCCCGGGGCCAGCTCAGGGCACCCCGGTGCCCACTGTAGTCCacgtccctgccccgcccctgatccccatctcccaggtctctcctccctcccaagtAGTGCCCCTGTCCCAACCGGCTGCAGGCACCCCGGTGCTGTCACCTCCCCAGATGGTGCCGCTCTCACCCACCCAGGTGTACTCGGTGCCCCAGGGGGCCCCCGCCCCACAGCTGGTGTCGGTGCCCCAGGGGTCTCAGCTCATCTCGCTCCCGCAAGTGGTGCCCACGTCGCAGGTGGTGACgctgcagcagggggtggggccgaTCCAGATCCTGGCCAGCGCCGCCCCACTCAAGGTGGGGGCTGCGCCGGCGGCCGGCGGGACCGTGGGGCAGAGCAACGTGCACCTCATCAACGCCAACATGGGCGTGACCACGCTGCAGCTGCCCGCCGGCGCGCCAG ggaaCTTCCTCCTGACAAACCCAGTGCCGGGCGGCGGCACCATCCTCACGGGCATGACACTCCAGCAGGGCAAGCTCATCCTGACTGCCACCTTCCCGGCCACCATGCTCATGTCCCCGGTGCTCTCCGCCCCcgccagcagccaggccctgcccatcAAGCAAGAAACGGCACCTCTAACCGGCACCAGCGCCCCCATCCCAGGGCCTGTGAACTCCGAGGGTGCCGGGGCGGGCCAACCGGCCTTGGCTTTCGGGGCGGACGGTGTGGCCGGCCGTCAGCCTGGCGTCCTCTCGAACTTCTCCCAGGAGGGCCTGGTGCTGTCCCCGCTGCCTCAACCAGCAGCGTGGCCTGGCTCGGCGGGCATGGTGATGCAAGCGGCTGGCACCGAGGGGCTCTTCGAGATGGAGAAGGGGGCAGTGGAGGTGCTGGATGGCACGGAGCCGAGCGGCCTCTTGCTGCCCGAGGGCgaggggctgctgctgggcagcTCAGCCAGCGACCCCCTGGATCCCGAGGGCCTCGACTCGGACGAGAAGGTGCTGACTCAGCTTCAGTCGGTGCCCGTGGAGGAGCCCCTTGACTTGTAA